The Chryseobacterium sp. JV274 sequence GAAACGATCTCTACCTTAAATAGATGGATATTTCTGCGATAACCATCAAAGAAATATCATCTCCCGCTGATCAAGCAGACAGCACAGATTATCACATTCCCCAAAATCAGTATAATCTGTGGGAGACAATCAAAGATCAAATTTTATTCCTCACAATTTATTTCCCTTTTCAAAATAAGCTGGTTTCTACTTGCCGAAACTACTATTGATCTGCCCAAAAACCACATTGCCGTACCCACTGCAATCTTCATCTCGTAAATTAAAGAAAATCACCACGTTAAAATTTTATTTTAAATTAAAAATAAGATATCTCACTGATTAATTACAGGACCATATTATTAATACGATTTTAAAAAAACTTAATATCAAAATTAATATTATCTAAATGCGATATGGTTTTAAAAAAAATACATTTGTCTTGTAACCTTAATATAATCAATGAAATGTCAACAGTTCTCAAAACATTTGTAGCTTATCTCAAAAGACCTGCTCTCTATCCTGAACTGGGCAGAAAAATCATTAAAAATACGGTAAGCAGAAGAAGTCCGTTCAAAGGAAAAGCAAAAGCAAATTTCTGGGCTGCATCCATAGCAGTTTCCCAAAAAGAAGTAATCTCCAGACTTTTCTCTATGGATACCGATCGTTTCAGATCTATCTATGCTGAGACCCTTGAAAAAGCCAGTTTAAAAGAAAAAGAATGCCCTATTACAATGGGTGGGCCTGGTGCCCTGGAGCTTATTTATTATGCATGTGAATTCACCAAAGCACAAAACGTTCTTGAAACCGGAGTGGCTTATGGATGGTCTTCCTTAGCCATATTGCTTTCGCTTCAAAAAAGAAATGGTACGCTCTATAGCTCAGATATGCCTTATCTTGCTCAGGATGGTGATCAGTATGTAGGATATATTGTTCCTGAAAACCTTAAAAAATATTGGCAGCTATTCCGTTTTGCAGACAGAGAATCTTTGCCTAAAATTTTGAAAAAAGTTTCCTCTTTGGATGTTTTCCACT is a genomic window containing:
- a CDS encoding O-methyltransferase, with amino-acid sequence MSTVLKTFVAYLKRPALYPELGRKIIKNTVSRRSPFKGKAKANFWAASIAVSQKEVISRLFSMDTDRFRSIYAETLEKASLKEKECPITMGGPGALELIYYACEFTKAQNVLETGVAYGWSSLAILLSLQKRNGTLYSSDMPYLAQDGDQYVGYIVPENLKKYWQLFRFADRESLPKILKKVSSLDVFHYDSDKSYHGRMWAYHKIYKRLRPGAVFISDDIGDNSAYQDFCNRMNISTLVVEYNGKYIGVFVKQ